The Cheilinus undulatus linkage group 2, ASM1832078v1, whole genome shotgun sequence genome has a window encoding:
- the LOC121520461 gene encoding NLR family CARD domain-containing protein 3-like — MNVCIRMNKQTPDSPGSSCDSMKSDWSKDFNIVFKSEHPADERVHQESSEVHSDQSDQHHQTDLDPIFMLLEEKVVTFVKNELKRLQKVLSPGYPEYLGSQTENEEVLDCEDEELRRSRDAFLGITLHFLRRMKLKALADRLLSNTAASVCRQKLKSNLKGKFQCVFEGIAKAGNPTLLNQIYTELYITEGGTGEVNEEHEVRQIETTSRKADRAETTIRQENIFKVPPGRDEPIRTVMTKGVAGIGKTVLIQKFTLDWAEGKANQDIQFTFPFSFRELNVLKEKKLSLVELVHDFFTETKEAGLCRFEEFQVVFIFDGLDECRLPLDFHNNEILTDVSQSTSVDVLLTNLIRGKLLPSARLWITTRPAAANQIPPGCVDMVTEVRGFTDPQKEEYFRKRFRDEEQASRIISHIKTSRSLHIMCHIPVFCWITATVLEDLLKTREGGELPKTLTEMYIHFLVVQTKVKSIKYDGGAETDPQWNKKSRRMIKSLGKLAFEQLQKGNLIFYEADLTECGIDIRAASVYSGVFTQIFREETGLYQDTVFCFIHLSVQEFLAALHVHLKFVNSDVNLMEEEQTTSLMSKVAREKPKRTKFYQSAIDQALQSPNGHLDLFLRFLLGLSLQINQNHLRGLLKKTKNRSQKNQTVEYIKKKINEDLSAEKSINLFHCLNELNDGSLVEEIQQSLRSGRVSTDKLSPAQWSALVFILLSSEEDLDVFDLKKYSASEEALLRLLPVVKASNKALLSGCNLSERSCEALSSVLSSKSSSLRELDLSNNNLHDSGGKLLSVGLKSSDCRLETLRISNCLISEEGCASLASALSSFSHLRELDLSYNHPGERGEKLLSTRLKDPDCRLETLRMDYGGLHKLKPGLRKYIWELEVDTNTVSRFLKLSDNNRKVTRVEEVQPYPDHPDRFDYCSQLLCQTGLTGHCYWEVEWRGVVYVSVSYRGIRRGESAECVFGCNDQSWSLICSDGGYAVCHNNRRTNITSSSVSGRVAVYVDCPAGSLSFYRVSSDTLTHLHTFNTTFTEPLYPGFWLYHHGSTVSLCGVSV, encoded by the exons ATGAATGTTTGTATCAGGATGAATAAGCAGACACCGGACTCCCCTGGATCCAGCTGTGATTCCATGAAGAGTGACTGGTCTAAGGATTTCAACATTGTCTTTAAAAGTGAACATCCTGCAGATGAAAG AGTTCACCAGGAGAGCTCAGAGGTCCACAGTGATCAGTCGGACCAGCACCATCAAACAGACTTGGACCCGATTTTTATG ctgctggaggagaaaGTAGTCACCTTTGTGAAGAACGAGCTGAAGAGACTCCAGAAGGTTCTGAGTCCAGGTTACCCAGAATACCTAGGGAGTCAGACTGAGAATGAGGAGGTACTGGATTGTGAGGATGAAGAGCTGAGGAGGAGCAGAGATGCTTTTCTAGGGATCACTCTCCACTTTCTGAGGAGAATGAAGCTAAAAGCGCTGGCTGACCGTTTACTAAGCA ACACTGCTGCTTCAGTGTGCCGACAGAAACTAAAGTCTAACCTGAAGGGGAAGttccagtgtgtgtttgaggggatTGCTAAAGCGGGAAACCCAACCCTTCTGAATCAGATCTACACAGAGCTCTACATCACAGAGGGAGGGACTGGAGAGGTCAATGAGGAACACGAGGTCAGACAGATCGAAACAACATCCAGgaaagcagacagagcagaaacTACCATCAGACAAGAAAATATCTTTAAAGTTCCACCTGGAAgagatgaaccaatcagaacagTGATGACGAAGGGCGTGGCTGGCATTGGGAAAACAGTCTTAATCCAGAAGTTCACTCTGGACTGGGCTGAAGGCAAAGCCAACCAGGACATCCAGTTCACATTTCCATTCTctttcagagagctgaatgtgctgaaagagaaaaagttgAGCTTGGTGGAACTTGTTCATGACTTCTTCACTGAAACCAAAGAAGCAGGACTCTGCAGGTTTGAAGAGTTCCAGGTGGTCTTCATCTTTGACGGTCTGGATGAGTGCCGACTTCCTCTGGACTTCCACAACAATGAGATCCTGACTGATGTTAGTCAGTCCACCTCAGTGGATGTGCTGCTGACAAACCTCATCAGGGGGAAACTGCTTCCCTCTGCTCGCCTCTGGATAACCAcacgacctgcagcagccaatcagatccctccTGGGTGTGTTGACATGgtgacagaggtcagagggttCACTGACCCTCAGAAGGAGGAGTACTTCAGGAAGAGATTCAGAGATGAGGAGCAGGCCAGCAGAATCATCTCCCACATCAAGACATCCCGAAGCCTCCACATCATGTGCCACATCCCagtcttctgctggatcactgctacagttctggaggatctgctgaagaccagagagggaggagagctgCCCAAGACCCTGACTGAGATGTACATCCACTTCCTGGTGGTTCAGACCAAAGTGAAGAGCATCAAGTATGATGGAGGAGCTGAGACTGATCCACAGTGGAATAAAAAGAGCAGAAGGATGATCAAGTCTCTAGGAAAACTGGCttttgagcagctgcagaaagggAACCTGATCTTCTATGAAGCAGACCTGACAGAGTGTGGCATCGATATCAGAGCAGCCTCAGTGTACTCAGGAGTGTTCACACAGATCTTCAGAGAGGAGACAGGACTGTACCAGGACACGGTGTTCTGCTTCATCCATCTGAgtgttcaggagtttctggCTGCTCTTCATGTCCATCTGAAATTTGTCAACTCTGATGTTAATCTGATGGAAGAGGAACAGACAACATCGTTGATGTCTAAGGTTGCCCGAGAAAAACCTAAACGTACAAAATTTTATCAGAGTGCTATAGATCAGGCCTTACAGAGTCCAAATGGACATCTGGACTTGTTCCTCCGCTTCCTCCTTGGTCTTTCATTGCAGATCAATCAGAATCATTTACGAGGTCtgctgaaaaagacaaaaaatagatcacaaaaaaatcaaacagtggAGTACATCAAGAAGAAGATCAATGAGgatctgtctgcagagaaaagCATCAACCTGTTCCACTGTCTGAATGAACTAAATGATGGTTCTCTAGTGGAGGAGATCCAACAGTCCCTGAGATCAGGACGTGTCTCCACAGATAAACTGTCTCCTGCTCAGTGGTCAGCTCTGGTCTTCATCTTACTGTCATCAGAAGAAGATCTGGACGTGTTTGACCTGAAGAAATACTCTGCTTCAGAGGAGGCTCTTCTGAGGCTGCTGCCAGTGGTCAAAGCTTCCAACAAAGCTCT GTTGAGTGGCTGTAACCtctcagagagaagctgtgaaGCTCTGTCCTCAGTGCTCAGCTCCAAGTCTTCTAGTCTaagagagctggacctgagtaaCAACAATCTGCATGACTCGGGAGGGAAGCTTTTGTCTGTTGGACTAAAGAGTTCAGACTGCCGACTGGAAACTCTTAG AATTTCAAACTGTCTGATCTCAGAAGAAGGTTGTGCAtctctggcctcagctctgaGCTCCTTCTCCCACctgagagagctggacctgagctaCAATCATCCAGGAGAACGAGGAGAGAAGCTGCTATCTACTCGACTGAAGGATCCAGACTGCAGACTGGAGACACTGAG GATGGACTATGGAGGACTGCACAAGCTGAAGCCTGGTCTGAGgaagt ACATCTGGGAGCTGGAAGTGGACACAAATACAGTGAGCAGATTCCTCAAACTGTCTGACAACAACAGGAAGGTGACACGTGTGGAGGAGGTTCAGCCATATCCTGATCATCCAGACAGATTTGATTACTGTTCTCAGCTGCTGTGTCAGACTGGTCTGACTGGTCACTGTTACTGGGAGGTCGAGTGGAGAGGAGTCGTTTATGTATCAGTGAGTTACAGAGGAATCAGGAGAGGTGAAAGTGCTGAATGTGTGTTTGGATGTAATGATCAGTCCTGGAGTCTGATCTGCTCTGATGGTGGTTACGCTGTCTGTCACAATAACAGAAGAACAAACATCACTTCCTCCTCAGTCTCTGGTAGAGTAGCAGTGTATGTGGACTGTCCTGCTGGCTCTCTGTCCTTCTACAGAGTCTCCTCTGACACACTGACCCACCTCCACACCTTCAACACCACATTTACTGAGCCTCTCTATCCGGGGTTCTGGCTCTATCATCATGGTTCCACTGTGTCTCTGTGTGGTGTGTCGGTCTGA